The genome window AGTAACCTGGGAGGTAGACACCAACAACCCGGACAAGATCCTGGAGGTGAAATCTGAAACAGTAGATGCCGCAGAAATTAAAAGCACGGTTGAAAAAGCCGGCTTTAAAGCGGAGGAAGTTTAAAGTTTAGCAAGTATAAAAAGAAAAGGCTGATCTGGTGGATCAGCCTTTTTGCGTCAGTGGGGTAGATGGTGCTATTTTAGCCCGCCCCGGCATAATTGCATACAGGAACATAACCAGTCCGATCAGGAGCAGACCCAAAGCCTCACGGGCTTCTTCAATGTTTTTGATATCGCCACCGCCTACTTCCAGACCTTCGTATTTTTCCGGCCAGATGTAAAATGCGCCTATCACACATGCAGCACAGGCTAATGCCATTACAATAAGTGGTAACTTACCAAAGGCAGCTAAAATGCTCAACGTGGCAGCAACCAGATAGATGGAGACCCAAAGTGCCGGGTCTGGGTCATTATACTGCATGGCAGCAAAGCTGATGAAGAGCAAGGCAAGCACAATTCCTATAATCCTTCTTAACATAGTATGGCTATATAGTTCAAAGCATATTGTTATACTTTAATCTTATTTAAAAGTTATACTTGTAGTAAAGCAAAAAGGACAGCGCCAGCTGTCCTTCTATACCTTAATCTTAGTTAATGACTAGTTACCACGCCCACTCCGGGCAAATAATCCTGCGTGTATTACGAAGCTTAAAACCTAACACTACTTCGTGGCTGCCTGCATTGGCCTGGCCAAGTGGTGAAGTGCTTGCATCGTAAGAGTATGCCAGATCAAACAAGTGGCTGATGTTCATGCCTGCCATGGCTGTGATAGATTCGTTGTGGCGGTAAGCCGCACCTGCCCATATTCTGTCAGCATAAAGCACTTTGCCTGAAACATCGAACGAAACAGGACTTGGCTGTGCCATTTTTACCATTACTGAAGGAATAACAGCGAGGCCGGACATCACATCAAAGCGGTAAGCAGCAGTGGCAAAATAATGCTGTTGCAGACTTCCGTCGCTACCCTGCGGAGTGCCATCATTAATATACTTACGCTTGCTTGGTACCAGCTGTGCCCCTGATACCCCTACGTAAAAGTTATAAGAGTACAACCATAAGCCCATGTTCAAATCAAACTTGGTTTCGTTTACGCGGCCGTCATAAATTGCCGGGTCGTTACCTTGCGCCGTGTTTACAGTGCCCGGGTCCAAGCTGTACTGGATGAGGCCCGGAGCTACGCCGGCTGCTACACGTAACGATTTGGTAAGCGGCTGATGATAGGCATAGCTAAAACTCAGGCTTCCGCGTTTCAGGGGACCAGTTTTTGTGCTGGCTGCCATGGCACCTATGCCGTGGTGCGGACGAATACGTCTGTACCTGTTTGGCTTTTTGGTGGTTTCCTCTTTTGCTGCAGAACCCATACGCCCGCCCCTGTACGAGGCAGTCATATCCTTATTAATTGGCATATGGAATGTAGCGTAGTACGTTTGCGGAGCACCCTCCAGGCCAGACCACTGCTGCCTTGTTCCCAGTTTCAGATCAGCATAGTTCTCTATACCGGAAATGGCCGGGTTAAGCAAGTAATTGTTGTTGGAGTACTGCGTGTACTGTGGTTTTTGCTGGGCCATTGCCTGGCTTGCCAGCAGTAACACAAATCCTAAGGCTAAAAGTCTTTGCATATACTTTATTTAACGATTGTTATACTTCCTGATAATGGTTTCTCACCCGGCTCCAGCTGAATGATGTAATAATATGTTGCAAGTGGTAATTCCTGCCCGTTAAAGCGGCCGTCCCACGGCGACTGGTACCCGTTTGACTGGAACACCATAGTACCCCACTGGTTGAATACCTGTACTTTACAGTTCGGATATTTCTTGAGGTTCGCTATTTCCCAAGTATCATTTATACCATCACGGTTCGGGGTGAAGGTGTTTGGTACTTCCACGAATGGCAGCACGGTCACAGTTACTTCATCGGTAAATACACAGCCACCTGCCGTAGTTATTGTTACCGTGTAAGTAGTGGTAGTTTCTGGTGTCGCCACCGGGTTTGCTATATTCGGGTTGCTCAGGCCAATAGCCGGAGACCAGGTATAGGTATCGCCACCGGTTGCTTCCAGAGGCGTACTTCTGCCTTTGATGATCGTTTTATCCGGACCGGCATCAGCAGATGGCTCTGTTACAGTTACTGTTACCGCTTTGCGC of Pontibacter deserti contains these proteins:
- a CDS encoding heavy-metal-associated domain-containing protein — translated: MKTYKFKTNINCGSCIRAVTPHMNKLEGVTWEVDTNNPDKILEVKSETVDAAEIKSTVEKAGFKAEEV
- a CDS encoding transmembrane 220 family protein, which gives rise to MLRRIIGIVLALLFISFAAMQYNDPDPALWVSIYLVAATLSILAAFGKLPLIVMALACAACVIGAFYIWPEKYEGLEVGGGDIKNIEEAREALGLLLIGLVMFLYAIMPGRAKIAPSTPLTQKG
- a CDS encoding PorP/SprF family type IX secretion system membrane protein — translated: MQRLLALGFVLLLASQAMAQQKPQYTQYSNNNYLLNPAISGIENYADLKLGTRQQWSGLEGAPQTYYATFHMPINKDMTASYRGGRMGSAAKEETTKKPNRYRRIRPHHGIGAMAASTKTGPLKRGSLSFSYAYHQPLTKSLRVAAGVAPGLIQYSLDPGTVNTAQGNDPAIYDGRVNETKFDLNMGLWLYSYNFYVGVSGAQLVPSKRKYINDGTPQGSDGSLQQHYFATAAYRFDVMSGLAVIPSVMVKMAQPSPVSFDVSGKVLYADRIWAGAAYRHNESITAMAGMNISHLFDLAYSYDASTSPLGQANAGSHEVVLGFKLRNTRRIICPEWAW